TTTGTTTGGTTAAGGCGGTGTAATTGATAAAGGCTTTCCCGCAACAAAGTGCGTTTAATCCGTTAGGATACACCACAGAAACCTTGGCTTTTTGGCATAAGGATTCAAACACTTCTTGAATGCATCTTTTATCCGCCATTTTTGTTGATGGAGCGAACGAGCGGTTGATACAGGTGCTGAAATAAATGACTTTTTCTTCGCTCTTAAGCGTTTTATTTTCTAAAGGATAGGCGTTGTTTTTGGGCATGTAATGAAAGGCTTTAGGGAAGGGCTTGATGAATTTTTTAATCCCTTTGGTTAGGCTCACCAAGTTGTGAGAGCCTATGAGACTTTGAACTAAGCGAGCACTTTTTAAAGAAAAACGAGCCATGCTTGTGGTTGTTTGCATGTTATTAAGGATTTTTGAAGCGATCTTTTCGCCTTTAGGGTTTTTTTGATAATAATTTAGGGCGATCTTTCCGGTATCAATTCCTAAAGGGCATAGGGTAGAGCACATATGGCACACCGCGCAAGTGACATGCGCTAAATATTCAGACTCTTTTAAAAGCTCATCTAATAAAACTTGATCTTCATTATGACCATGACTCACCCTTTCTTTTAAGCGCTCTACCTCTCTGTGGATAACGATTCGTTGTCGTGGCGTTAAGGATAAATCTTTGCTAGGGCAAATCCTTTCACAAAACCCGCATTCCATGCACATGTCCAAATGCTCTTCAATAGGGTAAATGCTCTTTAAATTTTTAGTGTGGATTTCTTTATCGTTTGTGATGATCACATCAGGGTTTAAAAGGCCATTAGGATCAAACAATTCTTTGATTTGCTTGTGGATTTTATAGGCTTTTTCTCCCCACTCCATTTCCACAAAGGGGGCTACCATTCTGCCTGTGCCATGCTCGGCTTTAATAGAGCCAGAGCTTTTGCTCACCATTAAAAACATGTCAGAAACTAAATTTTCAAACGCTTTTCTTTCGGTTTCATTTTCTAAAATCGGCGTAACGACAAAGTGCAAATTCCCGCTTAACGCATGCCCAAAAATAATGCCATTATCCTTAAAGCCATGTTTTTTTAAAAGCCCTTCAATCGCTTTTGCCCCCTCTACAAAATCCTCTTGACTGAAGCACACGTCTTCAATGATCACAGAACTTTGGCTTTTTCTTTTTGACGCTGCGATAGGGAAAATGCCTTTTCTGATCTTCCACCACGATTGATAAACATTAGGATCACTGCTGATTTGAGAATCTAAAACGACCGGTATCGCGCTCAAAGCGTTTAAAATCGCTTGCATGTTGTTTTCTAAAATTAAAGGATCATCGCTTTCGCTTTGAATGAGTAAACATGCGTTAGGCTCTTTGATTTCTAAAATCACTTTAGGCATGCCCTCTAAATTTTTCACGCTTTTTAAGGACGCATAATCCATAAGCTCTGCTGAAGAAATCATTTCAGGCTGTTTGGCTTTTAAAGCGGCTAAAATTTGAGCGGCTTTAGCGCATTGCTCTAAATTTTCATAAAACAATAACGTGCAAGTTTTATAAGCGTAGTCTTTCACGCATTCTAATCCCACACTTGAAATAAAGCCTAAAGTCCCCTCAGAGCCTATGAACAAGTGGCTGATGATTTCAATAGGATCTTCAAAATCAATGAGAGCGTTTAAGCTGTAGCCGGTGGTGTTTTTGATCTCGTATTTTTTCTTAATTAGAGCATGCAATTCTTTATCTTCTAATATTTCTTTTCTTAAGTTTAAAACCCCTTCAATCAAATCTTTACGCGCGTTTTTGAAATCCTCAATGCTCTCTTGATTGGCCGTGTCTAAAAGAGTGCCATCAGCTAAAATGACTCTTAAGGATTTTAGGGTTTTGTAGCTGTTTTGCTCCACCCCACAACACATCCCGCTAGCGTTATTAGCGACAATCCCCCCTATCATGGCGGTGTTTATCGTAGCGGGATCCGGGCCTATTTTTTTATGGTAAGGTTTCAATAAAGCGTTCGCATGGCTTCCTATGACTCCGCATGAGAGCTGAATGCTTTGAGCGTTGTCTAAAATTTGAGCGTCTTTGAAAAAATGCGCCACCACCACTAGCACCCCATCGCAACTCGCCTGCCCTGATAAGGAACTCCCAGCCGCTCTAAAAGTCAATGAAACGCCATGCTTTTTGGCTAAAACACAAAGCTTTTGAACTTCTTCTTCATTCTTCACCCAAGCGACTATTTTAGGGATATAACGATAACATGACGCGTCAATGCCATAAGCCAAACGGCGTAAATAATCCTTAAAGATCCGCTCGTTTAAAAACCCGCTCGCTTCGGTAAAAAAAGCATGATAATTTTCTTCCACGCACACTCCTTAAACATTCTTATTTATCAAATCATTGTAACATAACCTTACTTTAAAAATTAAGGATAAACATGCTTGAAGATTATGCGATCAGTTTAGAAGAAGTCAATTTCAATGATTTTATCGTGGTGGATGTGCGCGAATTGGACGAATATGAAGAATTGCATTTGCCTAACGCTACGCTCATTAGCGTCAATGACCAAGAAAAGCTCGCTGATTTTTTATCTCAGCACAAAGATCAAAAAGTGTTGCTCCATTGTAGGGCTGGTCGTAGGGCTTTAGATGCGGCTAAAAGCATGCATGAATTAGGCTATACGCCCTATTATTTAGAGGGCAATGTCTATGATTTTGAAAAATACGGCTTTAGAATGGTCTATGATGACACTTGCGATAAAAAAGATAAAAAAAACTAGGCATGAGGGAGATTGTATGGGTGCATTCTCAAAGAATCGCCCCTTATAAAACTCTCGTTTTAAATGAATTGTGCTACTATCCTTTAGAATTGGATTTAACCCCTTTTAACGCCCTGATTTTCACTTCTAAAAATGCGGTGTTTTCCTTGTTAGAAACCCTAAAAAACAGCCCCAAACTCAAAATTTTACAAAACATTCCTGCTTACGCTTTGAGCGAACCCACCGCCAAAACTCTACAAGATTACCATTTTAAAGTCGCCTTTATAGGGGAAAAAGCCCATGGTAAGGAGTTCGTTCAAGA
This is a stretch of genomic DNA from Helicobacter pylori. It encodes these proteins:
- a CDS encoding rhodanese-like domain-containing protein, which encodes MLEDYAISLEEVNFNDFIVVDVRELDEYEELHLPNATLISVNDQEKLADFLSQHKDQKVLLHCRAGRRALDAAKSMHELGYTPYYLEGNVYDFEKYGFRMVYDDTCDKKDKKN
- a CDS encoding FAD-binding oxidoreductase; translated protein: MCVEENYHAFFTEASGFLNERIFKDYLRRLAYGIDASCYRYIPKIVAWVKNEEEVQKLCVLAKKHGVSLTFRAAGSSLSGQASCDGVLVVVAHFFKDAQILDNAQSIQLSCGVIGSHANALLKPYHKKIGPDPATINTAMIGGIVANNASGMCCGVEQNSYKTLKSLRVILADGTLLDTANQESIEDFKNARKDLIEGVLNLRKEILEDKELHALIKKKYEIKNTTGYSLNALIDFEDPIEIISHLFIGSEGTLGFISSVGLECVKDYAYKTCTLLFYENLEQCAKAAQILAALKAKQPEMISSAELMDYASLKSVKNLEGMPKVILEIKEPNACLLIQSESDDPLILENNMQAILNALSAIPVVLDSQISSDPNVYQSWWKIRKGIFPIAASKRKSQSSVIIEDVCFSQEDFVEGAKAIEGLLKKHGFKDNGIIFGHALSGNLHFVVTPILENETERKAFENLVSDMFLMVSKSSGSIKAEHGTGRMVAPFVEMEWGEKAYKIHKQIKELFDPNGLLNPDVIITNDKEIHTKNLKSIYPIEEHLDMCMECGFCERICPSKDLSLTPRQRIVIHREVERLKERVSHGHNEDQVLLDELLKESEYLAHVTCAVCHMCSTLCPLGIDTGKIALNYYQKNPKGEKIASKILNNMQTTTSMARFSLKSARLVQSLIGSHNLVSLTKGIKKFIKPFPKAFHYMPKNNAYPLENKTLKSEEKVIYFSTCINRSFAPSTKMADKRCIQEVFESLCQKAKVSVVYPNGLNALCCGKAFINYTALTKQNNEKNHAIFLQLSDNGKIPIVLDHSACSTHFIKQMKAYKDLKVYDLSVYIEEVLSPKLKFNPINEDIGLYTMCALKLENKEELLFNLAKKCTLGEIVIHKETGCCGFAGNKGFFTPELNESALNGFQEFYQSYDLKRGFSTSSTCEIGLSEKTQFAWQHIAYLVDACTL